The following proteins come from a genomic window of Winogradskyella sp. PC-19:
- a CDS encoding DUF4268 domain-containing protein, translating to MFSKEESRKLREDFWISFGKSFPRKWLLYNTKIKGLSFKFYFDTKKAFVSLDLEDDLENRINCWEKLEALKNILQSEFLPDSIYEEEYYLENGKEISRIYVPLEEKVSIHNKNSWQVVMAFFAKTMPKFEDFFEEYKDIIKS from the coding sequence ATGTTTAGCAAAGAAGAAAGCCGAAAACTACGAGAAGACTTTTGGATAAGCTTTGGAAAGTCTTTCCCAAGAAAATGGTTATTATACAACACTAAAATTAAAGGGCTGTCTTTTAAATTCTATTTTGACACCAAAAAGGCTTTTGTATCATTAGATTTAGAAGACGATTTAGAAAATCGAATTAATTGCTGGGAAAAACTAGAAGCTCTAAAAAATATTTTGCAATCAGAATTTTTACCAGACTCCATTTACGAGGAAGAATATTATCTAGAAAATGGTAAAGAAATCTCAAGGATTTATGTGCCTTTAGAGGAAAAAGTTTCAATTCATAATAAAAACTCTTGGCAAGTTGTTATGGCATTCTTCGCTAAAACAATGCCAAAGTTTGAAGACTTTTTTGAGGAATATAAAGATATTATTAAATCTTAA
- a CDS encoding DoxX family membrane protein, with protein MKYFKLIIRIAIAVILIQTLRFKFTAHPDSVYIFTQVGLEPFGRIGIGVLELIASILILVPKTTWLGATLVIGIIGGAIMMHLTQLGIEINGDGGLLFYTAIITFALSLLTLWFSRTEIPFIGQKFFSVHKA; from the coding sequence ATGAAATACTTTAAATTAATCATCCGAATAGCCATTGCAGTAATATTAATACAAACTTTAAGATTTAAATTTACTGCTCACCCAGATAGCGTTTATATCTTTACTCAAGTTGGCTTAGAACCTTTTGGACGTATCGGAATTGGCGTTTTAGAACTTATAGCTAGCATTTTAATTTTAGTTCCAAAAACAACTTGGTTAGGCGCTACTTTGGTCATTGGTATTATAGGCGGAGCAATCATGATGCATCTTACACAATTGGGTATTGAGATTAATGGCGATGGTGGTTTGTTATTCTACACTGCAATAATAACATTTGCACTTAGCCTTTTGACACTTTGGTTTTCCAGAACCGAAATTCCTTTTATTGGGCAAAAATTCTTTTCGGTACATAAAGCTTAA
- a CDS encoding acetyl-CoA carboxylase biotin carboxyl carrier protein subunit — MYKIKVNKTFSFETSKDDIHQLDFVETSENEFHILQNNISVKASVLQSDFNQKNYTVKVNNNTYSVDIQDTLDQQIAELGFELGASKKVNSIKAPMPGLILEINVVTGQDVKENDAILILEAMKMENVINSPRDGVIKSIAIKQGETVDKNSLLIEFE, encoded by the coding sequence ATGTATAAAATTAAAGTCAATAAAACCTTTAGTTTTGAAACCTCTAAAGATGATATTCATCAACTAGATTTTGTCGAAACTTCAGAAAACGAATTTCATATTCTACAAAACAATATTTCTGTAAAGGCTTCAGTTTTACAATCAGATTTTAATCAAAAAAACTATACTGTAAAAGTGAACAACAACACTTATAGTGTTGATATTCAAGATACTTTAGACCAACAAATCGCCGAATTAGGATTTGAGTTAGGAGCATCCAAGAAAGTAAACAGCATTAAAGCACCGATGCCTGGTCTTATACTAGAAATTAACGTAGTGACAGGTCAAGACGTCAAAGAAAACGACGCGATTTTGATTTTAGAAGCTATGAAAATGGAAAACGTTATCAATTCTCCAAGAGATGGTGTTATAAAATCTATTGCCATAAAACAAGGAGAAACCGTAGACAAAAATTCATTATTAATCGAATTTGAATAA
- a CDS encoding Fur family transcriptional regulator has protein sequence MGIIRKTKAVNTVLNIFEEKNEAKSVVSLIELVKGEMNKTTVYRILDRLEQDGIIHSFNGKDGLKWYAKCHGCSSHSHSDTHPHFQCTECDKVECLSLEVKIPTLKNHKVETTDILLRGQCESCSA, from the coding sequence ATGGGAATCATCAGAAAAACAAAAGCTGTAAATACAGTACTAAATATCTTTGAAGAAAAGAACGAAGCTAAATCTGTTGTTAGTTTAATTGAACTTGTAAAAGGAGAAATGAATAAAACTACAGTATATCGTATTTTAGATAGACTAGAGCAAGATGGAATTATTCATTCTTTTAACGGTAAAGATGGTCTAAAATGGTACGCTAAATGCCATGGATGTTCTTCGCATAGTCATTCTGATACACATCCACATTTTCAGTGTACAGAATGTGATAAGGTTGAGTGTTTATCTCTAGAAGTTAAAATCCCAACTTTGAAAAATCATAAAGTAGAGACTACGGATATCCTTTTAAGGGGTCAATGTGAATCTTGTTCTGCCTAA
- a CDS encoding PrsW family intramembrane metalloprotease, which produces MQLLLLAVAPILAISTYIYLQDKHEKEPFGLLIKSFLLGAFVSIAIVLILYAFTGRLIPLTDKFSIWQQFIQAFVVVALAEEFSKYVIVKYFAQPKKDFNEPYDGIVYAVMVSMGFACTENIMYVLDSGYQTAVLRAFTAVPAHATFGVLMGYFMGKAKFSKNRFKLNMAGLLLATLFHGSYDFFLFINFIPGIYIGAFISLIIGIILSKKAIKRHQRDSNFNPDK; this is translated from the coding sequence ATGCAATTACTCTTACTTGCAGTCGCACCGATATTAGCTATCAGTACTTATATTTATCTTCAAGATAAACACGAAAAAGAACCTTTTGGTCTGCTCATTAAAAGCTTTTTATTAGGTGCTTTTGTTAGTATTGCCATCGTTCTTATACTCTATGCTTTTACTGGTCGCTTGATTCCTTTGACTGACAAATTCAGTATTTGGCAGCAATTTATACAAGCATTTGTTGTAGTGGCTTTGGCTGAAGAATTCAGTAAATACGTCATCGTTAAATATTTTGCACAGCCAAAAAAAGACTTTAATGAGCCTTATGATGGTATTGTATATGCCGTTATGGTATCTATGGGTTTTGCTTGTACAGAGAACATCATGTATGTTTTAGATAGTGGTTACCAAACAGCAGTTCTTAGAGCTTTTACGGCAGTACCAGCACATGCGACTTTTGGTGTGCTAATGGGTTATTTTATGGGTAAAGCCAAGTTTTCTAAAAACAGATTCAAACTCAACATGGCAGGTTTACTATTGGCAACTTTATTTCATGGTTCTTATGATTTTTTTCTGTTCATTAATTTCATTCCAGGGATTTACATTGGTGCCTTCATCTCACTAATCATAGGGATTATCCTGTCAAAAAAAGCAATTAAACGACATCAAAGGGATTCTAATTTTAATCCTGATAAATAA
- a CDS encoding ZIP family metal transporter, producing MNKYLFPLYAIAIGLVIAFLTRKQKTIYTKLLLSFSGAFLLALTLFDLLPEVYEHLESKRTGLLIMCGILLQIILEFFSKGAEHGHVHINKEDSKFPWLLFISLCIHSFLEGFPINHHNDMVYGVFIHKIPIAALLTSFLLQSNYTIGKAISFMLIFASMTPFGTLISNTTSIAPVYLTSVNAIVIGIFLHISTTILFESSEGHKFNLSKLLAICLGILIAYFV from the coding sequence ATGAATAAGTACTTATTTCCTTTATATGCCATTGCAATTGGTCTCGTTATAGCATTCTTAACTAGGAAGCAAAAAACTATTTATACTAAGCTTTTATTATCATTTAGTGGTGCCTTCTTATTAGCACTCACGCTGTTTGATTTATTACCAGAAGTATACGAGCATTTAGAATCTAAACGAACAGGTTTACTTATTATGTGTGGTATTCTTCTTCAAATAATTTTAGAGTTTTTCTCAAAAGGCGCTGAGCATGGTCATGTACACATTAATAAAGAAGATTCTAAATTTCCATGGCTATTATTTATAAGTCTCTGTATTCATAGTTTTTTAGAAGGTTTCCCTATTAACCATCATAACGATATGGTTTATGGCGTATTTATTCATAAAATCCCAATCGCTGCTCTATTAACTTCTTTTTTATTACAGTCAAACTATACCATTGGAAAAGCAATAAGTTTTATGCTAATTTTTGCTTCTATGACACCATTTGGCACACTTATTTCTAACACCACATCAATAGCACCAGTCTATCTCACTAGTGTTAATGCTATAGTTATTGGTATATTTCTTCATATTTCTACAACTATACTTTTTGAAAGTAGCGAAGGTCATAAATTTAATCTTTCAAAACTTTTAGCAATTTGCTTAGGTATTTTGATAGCATATTTTGTTTAG
- a CDS encoding VOC family protein produces MKVGAFSISLSVKDINASKEFYETLGFSVFAGQVEKKYFIMKNEDALIGLFQDMFEGNIVTFNPGWNQNAETQVDFDDIRAIQKHLKASGVKLTKEADENTKGPESITLFDPDGNTILIDQHV; encoded by the coding sequence ATGAAAGTAGGTGCCTTTTCAATTAGTCTTAGTGTCAAAGATATAAACGCTTCAAAAGAATTTTATGAAACCTTAGGATTTTCAGTATTTGCTGGACAAGTAGAAAAAAAATATTTTATCATGAAAAATGAAGATGCACTTATTGGATTGTTTCAAGATATGTTTGAAGGAAATATTGTCACTTTTAATCCAGGTTGGAATCAAAACGCAGAAACCCAAGTGGATTTTGATGACATAAGAGCCATACAGAAACATTTAAAAGCTTCAGGCGTAAAACTTACTAAAGAAGCAGATGAAAACACAAAAGGTCCAGAAAGTATTACACTGTTTGATCCAGACGGAAATACGATTCTGATTGACCAGCATGTTTAA
- a CDS encoding DUF4294 domain-containing protein, translating into MKRFLVILFIFPLFLQAQTEPVEQDSIVDKYLIIEGDSIPRKAIDLDEVLVLPSLKFVTKEERYRYLILRRKTRKVYPYAKMAAERLIELNEELKQFEKRRKKKKHAKKVQKFIEKEFSAELKKMTKTEGQILVKLIHRQTGKTAFELVKELRNGWRAFWYNNTASLFSISLKRKYIPIEVEEDFLIEDILLRDFQNGRLERQKPAFEIDYYDLTDKWINAKKTTKKQ; encoded by the coding sequence ATGAAACGCTTTTTAGTCATCTTATTTATTTTTCCCTTGTTTTTGCAAGCTCAGACTGAGCCTGTAGAACAAGATTCTATAGTTGACAAGTATTTGATTATTGAAGGTGATTCTATACCTCGAAAAGCCATTGACCTTGATGAAGTTTTGGTATTACCTTCATTAAAGTTTGTAACAAAGGAAGAGCGTTACAGATACCTTATTTTGAGGCGGAAGACACGTAAAGTCTATCCGTATGCAAAAATGGCTGCGGAGCGTTTAATTGAGCTAAATGAAGAGCTAAAACAATTTGAAAAAAGAAGAAAAAAGAAGAAACACGCCAAAAAAGTTCAAAAATTTATTGAAAAAGAGTTTTCTGCAGAGCTAAAAAAGATGACTAAAACTGAGGGTCAGATTTTAGTCAAATTGATACATCGGCAAACTGGTAAAACTGCTTTTGAATTGGTGAAAGAACTTAGAAATGGATGGCGTGCATTTTGGTATAATAATACAGCAAGCCTTTTTAGTATTTCTTTGAAACGAAAATATATTCCGATTGAAGTAGAAGAGGATTTTTTGATAGAAGATATCTTGTTAAGAGATTTTCAGAATGGAAGATTAGAACGCCAGAAACCTGCTTTTGAAATTGATTACTACGATTTGACTGACAAATGGATTAACGCTAAAAAGACTACAAAAAAACAATGA
- a CDS encoding MerC domain-containing protein: MIQTNKIYWADKLGIVSAILCMIHCLAVPTLLTMGISFLNNPVIAILFILIAFVSIYKTTKRNFYKGVSVLLWIAFAGFVISIILEERAQIFQYTMYLSSVSIIIGHLYSIKSNTNQ, from the coding sequence ATGATTCAGACAAATAAAATTTATTGGGCAGACAAATTAGGAATAGTTAGTGCTATTCTTTGCATGATTCATTGCCTAGCTGTACCTACTTTACTAACCATGGGAATTAGTTTTCTAAACAACCCAGTAATTGCTATCCTTTTTATATTAATAGCTTTTGTTTCTATTTACAAGACAACCAAAAGGAATTTTTATAAGGGAGTGAGTGTCCTATTGTGGATAGCTTTTGCTGGCTTTGTTATTTCTATAATATTAGAAGAGCGTGCCCAAATTTTTCAGTACACAATGTATTTGTCATCTGTAAGTATCATTATTGGACATCTTTATAGTATAAAATCTAATACCAACCAATAA
- a CDS encoding GNAT family N-acetyltransferase → MQFENYNIRLLKNSDINAYYAMVTKNKKRLEDFFTGTTSKTKSFEDTKVFLAEMVDRTNRKKYFPYIIEDTKTNTIVGFLDLKNIDWKIPKTEMGLYIDKDYANKGISTKAFILFCDYCFETYGFRKLFLRTHSENYSARKIAEKAGFKIEGTIRCDYKTTSGELVDLIYYGKLNDD, encoded by the coding sequence ATGCAGTTTGAAAATTATAATATTCGTTTACTAAAAAACTCTGATATCAATGCATATTATGCAATGGTAACTAAAAATAAAAAGCGCCTAGAAGACTTTTTTACTGGTACTACATCTAAGACAAAATCATTTGAAGATACAAAAGTGTTTTTAGCCGAAATGGTAGATAGAACAAATAGAAAAAAATATTTTCCTTATATCATAGAAGATACCAAAACCAATACTATAGTTGGATTTCTTGATTTAAAGAATATAGATTGGAAAATCCCGAAAACTGAAATGGGACTTTACATTGATAAAGACTATGCTAATAAAGGAATTTCAACAAAAGCCTTTATACTATTCTGTGATTATTGTTTTGAAACTTATGGCTTTAGAAAACTATTTTTAAGAACACATTCAGAAAACTATTCTGCTCGAAAAATTGCAGAAAAAGCAGGTTTTAAGATTGAAGGCACAATCCGCTGTGATTATAAAACAACCTCTGGCGAATTAGTAGATTTGATTTATTACGGGAAACTAAATGACGATTAA
- a CDS encoding NUDIX hydrolase — MDEVLDIVDAEGKPTGKTALKSEAHKNGWYHNTIHLWLYTDDKHILLQQRSHKKAIYPLLWDVSVAGHIDAGETFTQAAVRETEEEIGLKLNESELTKIGTHLHQSIYNEGAIKDFEFHQVYIAELQVKLEKLIPQKDEVEALKLVSFNEFKNLLDNSEHNSHFIASNASYYQFVLEKIKKQTN, encoded by the coding sequence ATGGATGAAGTTTTAGATATTGTAGATGCCGAAGGTAAACCAACTGGCAAAACCGCTTTAAAATCCGAAGCACACAAAAACGGATGGTATCACAACACCATTCACCTTTGGCTATACACTGATGACAAACACATTTTATTGCAACAACGTTCTCATAAAAAGGCGATTTATCCTTTATTATGGGATGTTTCTGTAGCTGGTCATATTGATGCTGGCGAAACTTTTACTCAAGCTGCCGTTCGTGAAACTGAAGAAGAAATCGGACTGAAACTAAATGAAAGTGAATTAACTAAAATAGGAACTCATCTTCATCAATCTATTTATAACGAAGGTGCCATAAAAGATTTTGAATTTCATCAAGTCTATATAGCGGAGCTTCAAGTTAAGTTAGAAAAATTAATACCTCAAAAAGACGAAGTCGAAGCACTTAAACTTGTATCTTTTAATGAGTTTAAAAATTTATTAGATAATAGTGAGCACAATTCGCATTTTATAGCATCTAATGCTTCATACTATCAGTTCGTTTTAGAAAAGATTAAAAAACAAACCAACTAA
- a CDS encoding M42 family metallopeptidase — MAKKNLLNKKSMDFLEKYLNNASPTGYEWEGQKIWMDYLKPYVDEFITDTYGTAVGVINPKAKYKVVIEGHADEISWYVNYISDKGLLYVVRNGGSDHQIAPSKIVNIHTKKGIVKGVFGWPAIHTRSRAKEEPPKPDNICIDIGAKDKDEVEKMGVHVGCVITYPDEFHILNGDKFVCRALDNRMGGFMIAEVARLLKENKKELPFGLYITNSVQEEIGLRGAEMITETIKPDVAIVTDVTHDTTTPMIDPKKQGLAEIGAGPVVAYAPAVQQKLRDLITDTAEEKKIPFQRAALSRATGTDTDAFAYSNGGVASALISLPLRYMHTTVEMVHKSDVENVIKLIYESLLKIEDGETFSYFK, encoded by the coding sequence ATGGCAAAAAAGAATTTACTCAACAAAAAGTCAATGGACTTTTTAGAAAAATATTTAAATAACGCATCACCAACGGGCTACGAATGGGAAGGCCAAAAAATTTGGATGGACTACCTAAAACCTTACGTTGATGAATTTATTACAGATACTTACGGAACTGCTGTTGGTGTCATAAATCCAAAAGCAAAATATAAAGTTGTTATCGAAGGGCATGCCGATGAAATCTCATGGTACGTTAACTATATATCAGATAAAGGTTTACTTTATGTCGTAAGAAACGGTGGTAGTGACCACCAAATTGCACCAAGTAAAATTGTAAATATTCATACAAAAAAAGGCATCGTAAAAGGTGTTTTTGGTTGGCCTGCAATACATACTAGAAGCCGTGCAAAAGAAGAGCCACCAAAACCAGATAACATTTGTATCGATATAGGTGCAAAGGATAAAGACGAAGTCGAAAAAATGGGCGTTCATGTTGGATGTGTCATTACATATCCAGATGAATTTCATATTCTAAATGGCGATAAATTTGTTTGTCGTGCTTTAGATAACAGAATGGGCGGTTTTATGATTGCAGAAGTAGCAAGACTACTTAAAGAAAATAAAAAGGAATTGCCTTTTGGATTGTATATCACAAATTCTGTTCAAGAAGAAATTGGTCTACGTGGTGCAGAAATGATTACCGAAACCATAAAACCAGACGTCGCAATAGTTACAGATGTGACTCACGATACAACAACACCAATGATAGACCCAAAGAAACAAGGTCTTGCTGAGATTGGTGCTGGTCCAGTGGTGGCTTATGCGCCAGCTGTACAACAAAAACTAAGAGATTTAATCACAGATACTGCCGAAGAAAAGAAAATTCCTTTTCAACGTGCTGCACTATCTAGAGCAACAGGTACAGATACAGATGCATTTGCTTACAGTAATGGCGGTGTAGCTTCTGCTCTAATATCATTACCATTACGTTACATGCATACAACTGTCGAGATGGTACATAAAAGTGATGTAGAAAATGTCATCAAATTAATCTACGAATCGTTATTGAAAATTGAAGATGGCGAAACGTTTAGTTATTTTAAATAA
- a CDS encoding aminotransferase class V-fold PLP-dependent enzyme, producing the protein MTLKSQQHLFNISEGVTYLNTASFSPAFKSVETAGINAIKQKSNPELRQASDLFDPVIELRKLFAHIIDEDDYNRVVTIPSVSYGMANVANNITLKKDNEIIIVDEQFPSNYYIWENLANQYDAKIITVKQPETAEDWNTEILKAINKKTALVAIGHLHWANGIVFDLKAIREKTKQNNALLVIDGSQSVGALPFSVKEIKPDALVCAGYKWLFGPYGSAYAYYGPYFDDGKPIEQNWANRLGSENLSGLTQYQSEYKPKANRYAVGESGSFIYVQMQTAALKEILKIDTKAFQNYCHSITKHSLKKLEGIGFTSDKPDVRAKHLFGIKIPNTVNIEKLKGELKANNIHLSFRGEYMRVSCHVFNTKAHFEKLYQVINSVVNG; encoded by the coding sequence ATGACTTTAAAATCACAACAACATCTCTTTAATATTTCGGAAGGCGTTACGTATTTAAACACCGCGAGCTTCTCTCCTGCTTTTAAATCTGTTGAAACTGCTGGTATTAATGCCATAAAACAAAAAAGTAATCCTGAGTTAAGACAAGCTTCAGATTTATTTGACCCAGTTATTGAGTTACGTAAATTATTCGCTCATATTATTGACGAAGATGATTATAATCGTGTAGTAACAATACCTTCTGTATCCTACGGAATGGCAAATGTTGCAAATAATATAACTCTCAAAAAAGATAATGAGATTATAATCGTTGACGAACAATTTCCAAGTAATTATTACATCTGGGAAAATCTAGCAAACCAATACGACGCAAAAATTATTACAGTAAAACAACCTGAAACTGCAGAAGATTGGAATACTGAAATTTTAAAAGCCATAAATAAAAAAACAGCCTTAGTAGCTATAGGTCATTTGCATTGGGCAAACGGAATTGTTTTCGATTTAAAAGCTATACGAGAAAAAACGAAACAAAATAATGCGCTTTTGGTCATTGATGGCAGTCAATCCGTTGGCGCACTACCCTTTTCTGTAAAAGAAATCAAACCAGACGCACTAGTTTGTGCTGGTTACAAATGGTTATTTGGACCATACGGAAGCGCATATGCCTATTACGGACCTTATTTTGATGATGGAAAACCTATTGAGCAAAATTGGGCTAACCGTTTAGGAAGCGAGAATTTATCGGGTCTAACCCAATACCAAAGTGAATACAAACCTAAGGCAAACAGATATGCAGTTGGTGAAAGTGGAAGTTTTATTTATGTTCAAATGCAAACAGCCGCTTTAAAAGAAATTTTAAAAATTGATACCAAAGCATTTCAAAACTATTGCCATTCTATAACAAAGCACAGTTTAAAAAAGCTAGAAGGCATAGGTTTTACAAGTGATAAACCTGATGTGAGGGCAAAACATTTATTCGGAATTAAAATCCCGAATACTGTTAATATTGAAAAGCTAAAAGGTGAATTAAAAGCTAATAATATTCATCTATCCTTTCGTGGTGAATACATGCGTGTATCATGTCATGTTTTTAACACAAAAGCCCATTTCGAGAAATTATATCAAGTGATAAATTCGGTTGTCAATGGATGA
- a CDS encoding GTP-binding protein, whose product MNNINKLPVTVLSGFLGAGKTTLLNHILNNKEGLKVAVIVNDMSEVNVDANFVNNKNVLSRTEETLVEMSNGCICCTLREDLMIEVERLAKENRFDYLLIESTGISEPVPVAQTFSFVDEENGIDLSRFSYVDTMVTVVDAFNFFNDFGSPELLIDRDLSDIENDYRTIVDLLTDQIEFANVIILNKTDLVTEEHLGVLKKIITKLNPSARILESSFSKIEPKEILNTGLFDFEEAEQSAGWIEELKKDEHTPETEEYGISSFVYRTKKPFDPKRFWKYVQYQFPSNIIRSKGLFWLASRPEQALVWGQAGGSLKADSAGVWWSSMPFEKRIEQMPFVENQAHIESDWDTIFGDRKNEIVFIAQDMDEALIKSHLDACLATDEEISSQKWKDGYEDTWPVERAYVINK is encoded by the coding sequence ATGAATAACATAAATAAACTACCTGTTACGGTTCTTAGTGGCTTTTTAGGTGCTGGTAAAACCACGTTGCTCAATCATATTTTAAACAATAAAGAAGGCTTAAAAGTAGCTGTTATTGTTAATGATATGAGCGAAGTAAATGTAGATGCTAATTTTGTAAATAACAAAAATGTACTATCGCGAACTGAAGAGACACTAGTCGAAATGAGTAACGGCTGCATCTGTTGTACACTTCGTGAAGATTTAATGATTGAGGTAGAACGCTTGGCGAAAGAAAATCGTTTCGATTATTTACTCATTGAAAGTACTGGAATCAGCGAACCTGTTCCAGTGGCACAAACCTTTTCTTTCGTTGATGAAGAAAATGGTATCGATTTATCACGATTTAGTTACGTAGATACTATGGTTACCGTTGTGGATGCCTTTAATTTTTTCAATGATTTTGGAAGTCCAGAATTGCTAATAGATAGAGATTTATCAGATATAGAAAATGATTATCGCACAATTGTAGACTTATTAACCGACCAAATTGAATTTGCAAATGTCATTATACTCAATAAAACGGATTTAGTGACTGAGGAGCATTTAGGTGTCCTTAAAAAAATCATTACGAAGCTAAATCCTTCTGCTCGTATCCTCGAATCTAGTTTTAGTAAAATAGAGCCTAAAGAAATTTTAAATACTGGCCTATTTGACTTTGAAGAAGCAGAACAAAGTGCGGGTTGGATAGAGGAATTAAAAAAAGACGAACATACACCTGAAACTGAAGAGTACGGCATTTCGTCATTTGTATATCGAACAAAAAAACCATTTGACCCAAAACGTTTTTGGAAATATGTGCAGTATCAATTCCCGAGCAATATCATACGTAGTAAAGGTCTATTTTGGTTAGCGTCACGACCGGAACAAGCGCTAGTTTGGGGACAAGCTGGTGGCTCACTTAAAGCTGATAGCGCTGGTGTTTGGTGGAGCAGCATGCCTTTTGAAAAACGTATTGAACAAATGCCTTTTGTCGAAAATCAGGCACATATCGAAAGTGATTGGGACACCATATTCGGCGACCGAAAAAATGAAATTGTCTTTATTGCACAAGATATGGATGAGGCATTGATTAAATCACATTTAGATGCTTGCTTGGCAACTGATGAGGAAATTTCTTCTCAAAAATGGAAAGATGGCTATGAAGATACCTGGCCTGTAGAAAGAGCTTATGTAATCAATAAATAG
- the trhA gene encoding PAQR family membrane homeostasis protein TrhA yields the protein MSEQSKKEELLNAWSHGFGAALGIVGLILLIINVDNNKPWHLFSVIVYGLSIIILFTASTAYHAISNFDLKQKFRVVDHISIYLLIAGTYTPVLLILLPDSLGWPLFYAVWGIAAFGVILKLFFTGRFEIFSTLLYLVMGWLIVFDFTTLSEIMYPNGILWLFAGGLFYTVGIVFYAIHKIPYNHVIWHFFVLGGAFCHFMMMFHHVA from the coding sequence ATGAGCGAACAATCTAAGAAAGAAGAATTACTAAATGCTTGGTCTCATGGTTTTGGTGCCGCTTTAGGTATTGTTGGATTAATTCTTCTAATTATTAATGTCGATAATAACAAACCTTGGCATTTGTTTAGCGTCATTGTTTATGGCCTATCTATTATTATTTTGTTTACAGCATCTACGGCATATCATGCTATTTCTAACTTCGATTTAAAACAGAAATTTAGAGTCGTAGACCACATAAGTATCTATTTGCTCATAGCAGGAACTTACACGCCAGTATTGTTAATACTATTGCCTGATAGTTTGGGTTGGCCTTTATTTTATGCAGTTTGGGGAATTGCTGCTTTTGGTGTTATTCTTAAGTTATTTTTTACTGGTCGTTTTGAGATTTTTTCGACACTCCTTTATTTAGTAATGGGATGGCTTATCGTTTTTGATTTTACAACATTGTCAGAAATAATGTACCCAAATGGTATATTATGGTTATTTGCTGGTGGCTTATTCTATACTGTTGGCATAGTGTTTTACGCCATACATAAAATACCATACAATCACGTCATTTGGCATTTCTTTGTGTTAGGTGGCGCGTTTTGTCACTTTATGATGATGTTCCACCACGTTGCTTAA